Proteins encoded by one window of Mercenaria mercenaria strain notata chromosome 4, MADL_Memer_1, whole genome shotgun sequence:
- the LOC123552182 gene encoding bifunctional 3'-5' exonuclease/ATP-dependent helicase WRN-like, translating into MVTMSSRRKRALPPWLQGVTVKKGVPVKKSSLATAAESTDQKDAAETKGTESHLPIDAKGKPYEQFTVRREEKRQEFKKNQPNPLEKEDIKQQTDHVEEKWSVEKAVEMSYKEFIFQGTIIYSHNIDDCNLLCDDIISNLDSSSDTVIGFDTEWPVTYEKGKQGKTSLIQICLSTSKCYLFHVSCMPKFPIMLRKLLENHAVKKVGLNIENDFWKLDVDYDLKAKDIVQKSAMELRTLGNKKLRSAENWSLEGLAKNVLRVRISKDPSVRKCDWRQFPLPEAQQRYTATDAIVSLLLYQELIAK; encoded by the exons atg GTGACCATGTCGTCAAGAAGGAAGAGAGCATTACCTCCATGGCTACAAGGTGTCACAGTGAAGAAAGGTGTTCCTGTGAAAAAGTCTTCATTAGCCACAGCTGCAGAATCTACTGATCAAAAAG ATGCTGCTGAAACAAAGGGTACAGAAAGCCATCTGCCGATAGATGCTAAAGGAAAGCCATATGAGCAATTTACAGTTAGACGGGAAGAAAAAAGACAGGAATTTAAGAAGAATCAGCCAAATCCATTGGAAAAAGAAGATATAAAACAGCAGACAGACCATGTGGAAGAAAAATGGTCTGTAGAAAAAGCTGTAGAAATGTCTTACAAAGAGTTTATATTCCAAGGAACTATCATATACTCCCACAATATAGATGACTGTAACCTGTTATGTGATGATATTATATCTAACTTAGATTCAAGCTCAGACACAGTTATAGGATTTGATACAGAATGGCCAGTAACatatgaaaaaggaaaacaaggaaaGACATCATTAATTCAGATTTGTCTTTCTACCTCAAAATGCTACCTCTTCCATGTGTCATGTATGCCCAAATTCCCCATTATGCTCAGGAAACTGCTAGAAAACCATGCTGTTAAAAAAGTAGGGCTTAACATCGAAAATGACTTTTGGAAGCTTGACGTGGATTATGACCTCAAAGCAAAAGATATCGTACAAAAGAGTGCAATGGAATTACGAACACTGGGGAACAAAAAGTTGAGGTCAGCGGAAAACTGGAGTTTAGAGGGACTGGCAAAGAATGTACTTCGGGTCAGGATTAGCAAAGATCCAAGTGTGAGGAAGTGTGATTGGAGGCAGTTTCCACTTCCAGAAGCTCAGCAGAGATATACAGCTACTGATGCAATTGTATCACTCTTACTTTATCAGGAATTAATCGCCAAATGA